A single region of the Anaerococcus urinomassiliensis genome encodes:
- a CDS encoding DUF2871 domain-containing protein yields MQIGESLFDIGYLAIVVALGIRLLLENSKEAKLFGIMAILLGLGDSFHLLPRVVSHFSPGGFEANISALSWGKFVTSITMTIFYVLYYYFYRSQSGDTNNNKRNLIFALAIVRIVLVLMPQNNWGGANESYAWGIYRNIPFLIMGILLIIWSYKEKSQPGLKNMWWLILLSFAFYIPVVLFADTIPAVGALMMPKTLAYLFIVILGYKYFVGEFNAKSLLATSFTFLIMGLIAGAFYREFTKYMDFEGETYMSIVHTHTLVLGFLTILVIYLLFRNYDIEKISVVKKPYLIYLTGLILTLISMELIGIYEVTSNGEEIVKQAALSGISGLGHVILTFGIVWTFAKIFKIEKIDKNI; encoded by the coding sequence ATGCAAATAGGTGAAAGTTTATTTGATATAGGCTACTTAGCCATAGTAGTAGCCTTAGGAATAAGATTACTATTGGAAAATAGTAAAGAAGCAAAATTATTTGGTATTATGGCAATACTTTTGGGACTTGGAGACAGTTTCCACTTACTACCAAGAGTGGTATCACACTTTTCTCCAGGAGGCTTTGAGGCAAATATCAGTGCACTATCTTGGGGCAAATTTGTCACAAGTATTACAATGACAATATTTTATGTTTTATATTATTATTTTTATAGGTCTCAAAGCGGGGATACTAACAATAATAAAAGAAATCTAATATTTGCCCTTGCAATTGTTAGAATTGTCCTAGTGTTAATGCCACAAAATAATTGGGGTGGAGCAAATGAGTCATATGCCTGGGGTATATACAGAAATATACCATTTTTAATAATGGGAATATTATTAATAATCTGGTCATACAAGGAAAAATCACAACCAGGACTTAAAAATATGTGGTGGTTAATCTTACTTAGCTTTGCATTTTATATACCTGTAGTACTCTTTGCTGATACAATTCCTGCAGTTGGGGCACTAATGATGCCAAAAACTCTTGCTTACTTATTTATAGTTATACTTGGATATAAATACTTTGTGGGAGAATTTAATGCAAAGTCATTACTGGCAACATCATTTACCTTCCTTATTATGGGACTAATTGCAGGTGCATTTTATAGGGAATTTACAAAATATATGGATTTTGAAGGAGAGACTTATATGTCCATAGTTCACACCCACACTCTAGTCCTTGGATTCTTGACTATTTTAGTTATTTACCTATTGTTTAGAAATTATGACATAGAAAAAATATCAGTAGTCAAAAAACCATATTTGATCTATCTAACAGGATTAATACTTACTTTAATTTCAATGGAGCTTATTGGAATTTATGAAGTAACATCAAATGGAGAAGAAATAGTAAAACAGGCTGCCCTTTCAGGAATTTCTGGTCTTGGACATGTAATATTAACTTTTGGTATAGTTTGGACTTTTGCAAAAATCTTCAAAATCGAAAAAATAGATAAAAATATATAA
- a CDS encoding TetR family transcriptional regulator: MPKETFYNLDQDKKSKITEVLISEFSEKPFEKVSVKAIVERLGIARGSFYQYFEDLEDSYFYILDKKTHDMHMLFMTSLMKNDGDIITSLNDFGLNIADNIFKDECYNLYKNRFLFWNESLNEDWINCHQNYDKVVDKADKMNVDLEKIYFFRAVVHSLVERNFREEWDKVTFIEKYKIHMDWIKKGIFNANR; encoded by the coding sequence TTGCCAAAGGAAACTTTTTATAATTTAGACCAGGATAAAAAATCAAAGATTACTGAAGTTTTGATATCAGAATTTTCTGAAAAACCATTTGAAAAAGTCAGCGTAAAGGCTATTGTGGAAAGACTTGGAATTGCAAGAGGAAGTTTTTATCAGTATTTTGAAGACCTAGAGGATAGCTATTTTTATATACTTGATAAAAAAACTCACGATATGCATATGCTTTTTATGACATCACTTATGAAAAATGATGGAGACATTATTACTTCACTAAATGATTTTGGATTAAATATTGCTGACAATATTTTCAAAGATGAATGCTACAACCTTTATAAAAATAGGTTTTTATTCTGGAATGAGAGCTTAAATGAAGACTGGATTAACTGCCACCAAAATTATGACAAGGTTGTTGATAAGGCAGATAAGATGAATGTTGATTTGGAGAAGATATATTTTTTTCGAGCTGTCGTACATAGCCTAGTTGAAAGAAATTTTAGAGAAGAATGGGACAAAGTCACTTTTATAGAAAAATATAAAATCCACATGGATTGGATTAAGAAAGGAATTTTTAATGCAAATAGGTGA
- a CDS encoding glycine zipper family protein — protein sequence MNSKFSTCVALGLVFGAAIGSIRNNITMGVGLGLIVGVLVGTLMTKDDKNKNKD from the coding sequence ATGAATAGTAAATTTAGTACATGTGTAGCCCTTGGGCTTGTTTTTGGAGCAGCAATAGGATCTATTAGAAATAATATCACAATGGGAGTAGGGCTTGGGCTAATAGTTGGAGTACTAGTTGGAACTTTAATGACAAAAGATGACAAAAACAAAAATAAGGATTAA
- the aac(6') gene encoding aminoglycoside 6'-N-acetyltransferase, with translation MIKKAKKKDSKVLGKMAMKIWEDNNLYDLVKEFEEFADDPNMASFIKYVDDKPVGFANVSIRYDYVEGCETSPVGYLEGIYVEDEYRKNNYARDLVEACEKWVKDKGIKEFASDCTLTNKDSLAFHLSIGFEEVNRIICFKKEL, from the coding sequence ATGATAAAAAAAGCTAAAAAAAAAGATTCAAAAGTACTTGGAAAAATGGCTATGAAAATTTGGGAAGATAATAATCTTTATGACCTTGTAAAGGAATTCGAAGAATTTGCAGATGATCCCAATATGGCTTCTTTTATTAAATACGTAGATGATAAGCCAGTTGGATTTGCTAATGTTTCTATTAGATATGATTATGTAGAAGGGTGTGAAACAAGCCCCGTTGGATACCTAGAGGGTATATATGTAGAAGATGAATATAGGAAAAACAACTACGCTAGAGATTTAGTAGAAGCTTGTGAAAAATGGGTAAAAGATAAGGGAATAAAAGAATTTGCTAGTGATTGTACGCTTACTAACAAAGACAGTTTAGCCTTTCATTTATCTATTGGATTTGAAGAGGTAAATAGGATTATTTGCTTTAAGAAAGAATTATAA
- a CDS encoding GNAT family N-acetyltransferase, which produces MRNLIIREAIGYDAENILEYCKIVGGETDYMTYGSEGLSLSVEEERKILENTTISDRSIFLVAELDKEIIGIGNISTNKSERMKHKGMLGIIVKKKYRNKGVGSLLMKSLINFAKDINLEIIELKVINCNKRAINLYDKFGFKKTGVLPADMKIDGMYYDTDYMILDLR; this is translated from the coding sequence ATGAGAAATCTCATAATTAGAGAAGCTATTGGATATGATGCAGAAAATATATTAGAATATTGCAAGATTGTAGGTGGAGAGACTGATTATATGACTTATGGAAGTGAGGGATTATCTTTATCAGTTGAAGAAGAAAGAAAAATATTGGAAAATACTACAATATCAGATAGATCTATATTTTTAGTAGCTGAGCTGGATAAAGAAATAATAGGTATTGGAAATATTTCTACTAATAAATCAGAAAGAATGAAACATAAGGGAATGCTTGGTATAATCGTTAAGAAAAAATATCGGAATAAAGGTGTGGGAAGTTTACTGATGAAAAGTCTTATCAATTTTGCAAAAGATATAAATCTTGAAATTATTGAACTTAAGGTAATAAACTGTAATAAAAGGGCGATTAACCTATACGATAAATTTGGATTTAAAAAAACAGGCGTATTGCCAGCAGATATGAAAATTGATGGTATGTACTATGATACTGATTATATGATTTTAGACTTAAGATAA
- a CDS encoding GNAT family N-acetyltransferase yields the protein MEIKVIEVKNYKQKETVAREILYSLPEWFGLPESTESYISDSKDMPYLVAYVDDKLAGFIVMNATSDDTADIFVMGIKKEFHRIGVGKKLNDAYENLAIESGFTYSQVKTVQSGHYLEYDTTNEFYKAMGYVELECFPDMWDSWNPCQIYIKYLL from the coding sequence ATGGAAATAAAAGTAATAGAAGTAAAAAATTATAAGCAAAAGGAGACTGTTGCTAGGGAAATTCTTTATAGCCTGCCAGAATGGTTTGGATTGCCAGAATCTACCGAAAGTTATATATCTGACTCCAAAGATATGCCATATCTTGTGGCCTATGTAGATGATAAACTTGCTGGATTTATAGTAATGAATGCAACAAGTGATGATACTGCTGATATATTTGTAATGGGGATTAAAAAAGAATTCCACAGGATAGGAGTTGGAAAAAAATTAAATGATGCTTACGAGAATCTTGCTATTGAATCCGGATTTACATATTCCCAAGTTAAGACTGTTCAAAGTGGTCACTACCTTGAGTATGATACTACAAATGAATTTTATAAGGCAATGGGATATGTCGAGCTTGAGTGTTTTCCAGATATGTGGGATTCTTGGAACCCTTGTCAGATTTATATAAAGTATTTACTATAA
- a CDS encoding YbaK/EbsC family protein has protein sequence MNKEEVFKFLDSKGIEYVRLDHEPVFSMDDLVGMDLPVTNADAKNVFVYDKKNDKYYLITVHGDKKANLKKFKKDHGIKSLNFADDEQLSEVLKVVQGSVSPLSILNDKDHKVEFYLDKYFDKEDQLIACHPNENTATIWLKVTDLMDLIRENGNQASFFSNIDLF, from the coding sequence ATGAACAAAGAAGAAGTATTTAAATTTTTGGATTCAAAGGGAATTGAATATGTGAGATTAGATCATGAGCCAGTCTTTTCTATGGACGACTTGGTAGGCATGGATTTGCCTGTAACTAATGCTGATGCCAAAAATGTATTTGTTTATGACAAAAAGAATGATAAATATTATTTAATAACTGTTCATGGGGATAAAAAAGCGAATCTTAAAAAATTCAAAAAAGATCATGGAATCAAATCTCTAAACTTTGCTGACGATGAACAATTATCCGAAGTTCTAAAAGTTGTCCAAGGTTCAGTAAGTCCACTAAGTATATTAAACGACAAAGACCATAAAGTAGAATTTTATCTAGACAAGTATTTTGACAAGGAGGACCAATTAATAGCCTGCCACCCAAATGAAAATACAGCAACTATTTGGCTTAAAGTGACAGATTTGATGGATTTAATAAGAGAAAATGGCAACCAGGCTAGCTTCTTTTCTAACATTGATTTATTCTAA
- a CDS encoding hotdog fold domain-containing protein, with amino-acid sequence MKEEKQNKVAIQDTYGERFQHCWGCGPQNEAGMHLKSYPSEDGKSVICKVIPDEKFTGGVPQNLFGGMIAMIFDCHGTASAAYFNHKNKGLDLTEETVIGRYITARLEVDFKKPVPMNEKITVISTLEELTDRKAIVNMTMEVRGEKRAESRIIAVGVKDNM; translated from the coding sequence ATGAAAGAAGAAAAACAAAACAAAGTAGCTATCCAAGACACCTACGGGGAACGTTTCCAACATTGTTGGGGTTGTGGACCACAAAATGAAGCTGGTATGCATTTGAAATCTTATCCAAGCGAAGATGGGAAAAGTGTGATTTGTAAGGTTATTCCTGATGAGAAATTTACGGGAGGAGTACCTCAAAACCTCTTTGGTGGTATGATAGCCATGATATTTGATTGCCATGGTACTGCTTCAGCAGCATACTTCAATCACAAAAACAAGGGATTAGACCTTACAGAAGAAACTGTAATAGGAAGATATATAACCGCAAGGCTTGAAGTAGATTTCAAAAAACCAGTACCAATGAATGAAAAAATAACTGTAATATCAACTTTGGAAGAACTTACCGACAGAAAAGCAATAGTAAATATGACCATGGAAGTTCGTGGAGAAAAGAGAGCAGAATCAAGAATTATTGCCGTTGGTGTCAAGGATAATATGTAG
- a CDS encoding GNAT family N-acetyltransferase, with protein sequence MDEINYQTFDTELINQVLSIYEKNGWTAYLDDVEKLKRSFENSIYVLGAFDDGLLAGFIRCVGDGEHIVFIQDLIVDPNYYRQGIGKKLYTLASNHFKDVRTFLLITDAEDARSNYFYQAMGMTDNNKTCPLKTYIR encoded by the coding sequence ATGGATGAAATAAATTATCAAACATTTGATACTGAACTGATAAATCAAGTGTTAAGTATCTATGAAAAAAACGGATGGACAGCCTATCTTGATGATGTAGAAAAACTAAAAAGATCATTTGAAAATTCAATATATGTACTTGGAGCATTTGACGATGGATTACTTGCCGGATTTATCAGATGTGTAGGTGATGGAGAACATATAGTATTTATACAAGATTTAATAGTAGATCCTAATTATTATAGGCAAGGAATAGGAAAAAAACTATATACCCTAGCCTCTAATCATTTCAAAGATGTACGAACATTTTTGCTAATAACTGATGCTGAAGATGCCAGGTCAAATTATTTTTACCAAGCCATGGGAATGACAGATAATAATAAAACTTGTCCATTAAAAACATATATAAGATAA
- a CDS encoding NAD(P)/FAD-dependent oxidoreductase — protein sequence MKLHKGNLFWPANTEDIFLEIHNNFEPNTDVLVVGSGMSGALSAYELSKAGYKVTLIDQGRIANGSTSANTGLIQYMSDQGVKKFADQIGEDAAIRFYNQSKKAVDHLIKINDELVNIDQENFIQENSIILATEMKKASDVKDETKMQKEIGYDVKYLNYDQLADYNLKAYGGLLCGPDINLNPYAFVLRLLKTAVDNYNLEIVEGLKFIKCEKINDENIVSLEIGGQKINKSYKKIVIATGYNPPDQFKKNLENMELYKTYVGVSQVLEEKNYEDLLVWEVKDAYTYFKKTFEGRLMIGGFDEKSDNIKDKDVGKRDRDLIKGANSMLVDKYDLDVEYSYAALFGISKDNLPYMGIDPENDDIFVICGVGGNGTVYSKIGATMATKWIKGESLDEYETYRLGR from the coding sequence ATGAAATTACACAAAGGAAATTTATTTTGGCCTGCAAATACTGAGGATATTTTCTTAGAGATCCACAATAATTTTGAGCCTAATACGGATGTACTTGTAGTAGGTTCAGGTATGTCTGGTGCCTTGTCAGCTTATGAACTATCAAAAGCTGGTTATAAAGTGACATTAATTGATCAAGGCAGGATAGCAAATGGATCAACTTCTGCAAACACTGGTCTTATCCAATATATGTCAGACCAAGGTGTCAAAAAATTTGCTGATCAAATTGGAGAGGATGCGGCAATTAGATTTTACAATCAATCAAAAAAGGCAGTAGATCATTTAATTAAAATTAACGATGAATTGGTAAATATTGACCAAGAAAATTTTATCCAAGAAAACAGCATAATTTTGGCTACGGAGATGAAAAAAGCTTCTGACGTCAAAGATGAAACAAAGATGCAAAAAGAAATTGGTTATGATGTTAAATATTTAAACTATGACCAGCTTGCTGATTACAATTTGAAAGCATATGGTGGCCTATTATGTGGACCAGATATTAACCTAAATCCATATGCTTTTGTACTTCGTTTACTAAAAACTGCTGTTGATAATTATAATTTAGAAATTGTAGAGGGTCTAAAATTTATAAAATGTGAGAAGATAAATGATGAAAACATTGTTAGCCTTGAAATAGGCGGACAGAAAATAAATAAATCTTACAAAAAGATTGTAATTGCAACGGGTTACAATCCACCTGATCAATTTAAGAAAAACCTAGAAAATATGGAACTTTATAAAACCTATGTAGGAGTAAGTCAAGTATTAGAAGAAAAAAACTATGAAGATCTGCTCGTATGGGAAGTCAAAGATGCATATACATACTTTAAGAAAACATTCGAAGGTAGATTAATGATAGGTGGATTTGACGAAAAATCAGACAATATCAAAGATAAAGATGTTGGAAAAAGAGATAGAGATTTAATAAAAGGAGCTAATTCAATGCTGGTTGATAAATATGACCTAGATGTTGAATATTCCTACGCAGCACTTTTTGGTATAAGCAAGGACAACTTACCATACATGGGAATAGATCCAGAAAATGATGATATTTTTGTAATATGTGGTGTAGGTGGAAATGGTACTGTTTACTCGAAAATAGGAGCAACAATGGCAACAAAGTGGATAAAGGGTGAGTCACTTGATGAATATGAGACATATAGGCTTGGAAGATGA
- a CDS encoding DUF6930 domain-containing protein: protein MDKLYELAYKYRKTKLWKKISEDQFFAIKLFDGQIGFINIMGAGNEYNAINLTIGDENLLKFVKIIDNNMDYSDYDYFVSTLLLENHQLIFGNMGDLNPNEVKAVRKYKKEHGIKITGSFTFPYFRKSEKFSPLKQFDNEKDYSYIEQAISASIDLSKILANTNADHLDICSIYDKPSIVLLEKEGESYKAKDSVNVDWNKENIYPVANIIDISTLKKIKKSKKSGQMECQLLVLPEAIENSDFVPYYPQTLLAVDKISGQAISTEPVEDYTKNPNEIANSFFEMLLNIDLIPEVINVPDQRTFNLLKEICASSNIKILVKDNLIDLDEVKNELFDYLDSQLPDETYDSDVISDDEVLQMLDMMEYMANEGIAPPQELIDLLVDGVKTGILDNNLSKKIMQTLNKIL from the coding sequence ATGGACAAACTTTACGAACTCGCCTATAAATACAGAAAAACTAAGCTATGGAAGAAGATATCTGAAGACCAATTTTTTGCAATAAAACTTTTTGATGGTCAAATAGGTTTTATTAATATCATGGGAGCAGGAAATGAATATAATGCTATAAATCTTACAATTGGTGATGAGAATTTATTAAAATTTGTAAAAATTATAGATAATAACATGGATTATTCAGATTATGATTATTTTGTTTCAACATTACTTTTGGAAAATCATCAACTAATTTTTGGTAATATGGGTGACTTGAATCCTAATGAAGTAAAAGCAGTTAGGAAGTATAAAAAAGAACATGGTATAAAAATAACAGGATCATTTACATTTCCATATTTTAGAAAATCAGAAAAATTTTCGCCACTAAAACAATTTGATAATGAGAAAGATTATAGTTATATAGAGCAAGCTATTAGTGCTAGTATTGATTTGTCAAAAATATTAGCCAATACAAACGCAGATCATTTAGATATTTGTAGCATTTATGATAAGCCTAGTATTGTACTTCTTGAAAAAGAAGGTGAAAGTTACAAAGCTAAGGATAGCGTGAATGTTGATTGGAATAAGGAAAATATTTATCCTGTAGCAAATATAATCGATATATCTACCTTAAAGAAGATTAAAAAATCCAAAAAATCTGGACAAATGGAATGTCAGTTGCTGGTTTTACCAGAAGCTATAGAAAATAGTGATTTTGTGCCCTATTATCCTCAAACTTTGTTGGCTGTAGATAAGATAAGTGGTCAAGCAATTAGTACAGAACCTGTGGAAGACTACACTAAGAATCCAAATGAGATTGCAAATAGTTTTTTTGAAATGTTATTAAATATAGATTTAATCCCAGAAGTAATCAATGTACCAGACCAAAGAACCTTTAATCTACTTAAAGAAATTTGTGCTAGTAGTAATATTAAAATATTGGTCAAAGATAATTTAATAGATTTAGATGAAGTAAAAAATGAATTGTTTGACTATCTAGATTCACAGTTGCCAGATGAGACTTATGATTCTGATGTAATTAGTGATGATGAGGTGTTGCAAATGCTAGATATGATGGAATATATGGCAAATGAAGGAATTGCGCCTCCACAAGAATTAATAGATTTATTAGTCGACGGGGTTAAAACTGGTATTTTAGATAATAATTTGAGTAAGAAGATTATGCAAACGTTAAATAAAATATTATAA
- a CDS encoding enoyl-CoA hydratase/isomerase family protein, which translates to MIKEKIKENIGIIYLDRPKQLNSLDDNSINRIRDILKKFEQDDEVKAVLFDSLIDKGFSAGGDLKSMYYDYLVNDSVYEKDGLLKNEFDLDKYVASYKKPIISHWFGVTMGGGIGLSINSDFIIVEENINWAMPETSLGFAPDVGVGKFIASLPQALGQYVGLCGASLEASDLIKYGFADIYIKSSDYEDVINNLFTLSKDYDGKDLFNQFTKSIESFGQELEESKIDKNMEKIDKYFSHPSIEEIFDDLKENENNDDFAKNTLAILNERDPFSLALQFEKYFSDKNLTYEEVIDRDLRIIQNSMKEKRINEGIRAKIIDKDNKPNWAHKSLEEVSMYDVKKILNLEKSYKKTLIRKS; encoded by the coding sequence ATGATTAAAGAAAAAATAAAAGAAAACATTGGAATAATTTATTTAGATAGACCCAAACAATTGAATTCACTGGACGATAATTCTATTAATAGAATCAGAGACATTTTAAAAAAGTTTGAGCAAGATGATGAGGTTAAGGCAGTACTTTTTGACAGCCTTATAGATAAAGGTTTTTCTGCAGGTGGTGACCTTAAATCTATGTACTACGATTATCTTGTTAATGATTCTGTTTACGAAAAAGATGGACTCTTGAAAAATGAGTTCGACCTTGATAAGTATGTAGCATCCTATAAGAAGCCTATTATTAGCCATTGGTTTGGAGTAACCATGGGAGGAGGTATAGGCCTTAGCATTAATTCTGATTTTATTATTGTTGAGGAAAATATAAATTGGGCCATGCCTGAGACAAGCCTAGGCTTTGCTCCAGATGTGGGTGTAGGCAAATTTATAGCAAGCTTACCACAGGCTTTAGGACAATATGTTGGTTTGTGTGGAGCAAGTCTAGAAGCTTCTGATTTGATAAAGTACGGTTTTGCAGATATTTATATAAAATCTAGCGACTATGAAGATGTTATTAATAATCTTTTTACACTTTCCAAAGATTATGATGGCAAGGACCTTTTTAATCAATTTACTAAAAGTATTGAAAGTTTTGGCCAGGAATTAGAAGAAAGCAAGATAGATAAAAACATGGAAAAAATTGACAAGTATTTTTCCCATCCAAGCATTGAAGAAATATTTGATGACCTTAAGGAAAATGAAAATAATGATGATTTCGCAAAAAATACACTTGCTATTTTAAATGAAAGAGATCCTTTTAGCTTGGCTCTTCAATTTGAAAAATATTTTTCTGATAAAAACCTAACATATGAAGAAGTTATAGATAGAGATCTAAGGATAATCCAAAATTCAATGAAAGAAAAGAGAATAAATGAAGGTATTAGAGCAAAGATTATAGACAAAGATAACAAGCCTAATTGGGCACACAAATCATTAGAAGAAGTTTCTATGTATGATGTCAAAAAAATACTTAACCTAGAAAAATCTTATAAAAAAACACTGATTAGAAAAAGTTAA
- a CDS encoding pyridoxal phosphate-dependent decarboxylase family protein, whose product MDNKFWNYEDESVELALNWAKERTVSGSDPKTTALSAMELRHSVGDTITEDGIGPKKALDIFETLNKATRSADDPMNFAYIPCAPTKAAVAFDEVVSAANVFGGIWENGAGAIYAENQVVDWLKKNLDWPEEAIGTFVSGGTYGNLSALACARDNAKNKWKDENIYPKGRPSDGYKLIISKDTHSSVRTIAKVLDVDVLIADTDDKGRMTGESVKKLIEDNDGVFAVVATCGTTNTGTIDDIDSISKVCKKHDIWLHIDGAYGGAGILAPSVRDLYKGIEDADSFIVDPHKWLFAPYDCCCLIYKDPKRVYNTFSQHAEYLEGVDHSQSNPSDMAIHLSRRTRGLPLWYSLVTYGSKKYSQAIEKCLDNAKKCAQAIKDSDHLELLMDPTLSIVVFKRKGWELTDYTKWSNDLALEGKILCIPSSIDGEVILRLAFLNPNTNIDKAINIVLETTK is encoded by the coding sequence ATGGATAATAAATTTTGGAATTATGAAGATGAATCTGTAGAATTAGCATTGAATTGGGCTAAGGAGAGAACTGTTTCTGGATCGGATCCAAAAACTACTGCTCTTTCAGCCATGGAGTTGAGACATAGTGTTGGCGATACTATAACAGAGGATGGTATTGGACCAAAGAAAGCATTAGATATTTTTGAAACTCTAAATAAGGCTACTCGCTCAGCAGATGATCCTATGAATTTTGCCTATATCCCATGTGCTCCTACCAAGGCAGCTGTTGCCTTTGATGAGGTTGTATCTGCAGCTAATGTTTTTGGTGGTATCTGGGAAAATGGGGCTGGTGCTATTTATGCTGAAAACCAAGTGGTGGATTGGCTTAAAAAAAATCTTGACTGGCCAGAGGAAGCTATTGGTACTTTTGTGTCTGGTGGTACTTACGGCAATCTTTCTGCCTTAGCTTGTGCTAGAGATAATGCAAAAAATAAATGGAAAGATGAAAATATTTATCCAAAGGGAAGACCTAGTGATGGCTACAAATTAATTATTTCAAAAGATACTCATTCATCAGTGAGAACTATAGCAAAGGTATTGGATGTAGATGTTTTAATTGCTGATACTGATGATAAGGGTAGAATGACTGGCGAATCTGTTAAGAAATTGATTGAAGATAATGATGGAGTATTTGCAGTTGTTGCAACTTGTGGTACTACAAACACAGGAACAATTGATGATATTGATTCTATTAGCAAGGTTTGCAAAAAACATGATATTTGGTTACACATAGATGGTGCTTATGGTGGAGCAGGAATATTAGCTCCAAGTGTAAGGGACTTATATAAGGGAATAGAAGATGCTGACTCATTCATTGTAGATCCACATAAGTGGTTGTTTGCTCCATACGATTGCTGTTGTTTGATTTATAAAGATCCTAAGAGAGTTTACAATACTTTTTCACAACATGCAGAGTATCTAGAAGGAGTTGATCACAGCCAAAGCAATCCATCTGATATGGCTATACATCTATCCAGAAGAACCAGAGGACTTCCACTATGGTATTCACTAGTGACCTATGGTAGCAAAAAATACTCTCAAGCTATTGAGAAATGCTTAGATAATGCAAAAAAATGTGCACAAGCAATAAAGGATAGTGACCACTTGGAACTACTGATGGATCCAACTTTATCAATAGTCGTATTTAAAAGAAAGGGCTGGGAGCTTACCGATTATACAAAATGGTCAAATGATTTGGCTCTAGAAGGCAAAATCTTATGCATACCATCAAGTATAGATGGGGAAGTAATCCTAAGGCTGGCATTCTTAAACCCTAATACTAACATAGATAAGGCAATAAATATAGTACTTGAAACAACAAAATAA